One Armatimonadota bacterium genomic window carries:
- a CDS encoding substrate-binding domain-containing protein, with protein MKTKSLLKYGLVAMAALMMVACDNSSGGTNSDASSSSASSSNTNTATKKFKIGVSIPAADHGWTAGVKYWADEEAKKHPEIDFDIQTADSPDKQISQLEAMATKKIDALVILATESAPVTPAAKKLKDQGIFIVNVDRGFTDASIADIFLAGDNKKFGTMSAEFMADKLKGKGNILVLEGIPCTVNTDRVDAAKAVFAKYPGIKILASQSGMWNQQKAYDVMQTMLTANKQVDAIWAQDDDMALGAERALKQAGRDKGVWMLGGAGMKDIVKRVKDNDPMFPADVTYPPSMIADGIKAAVETLESKSKDELKNFKHEDREIKIDLVTPANASDFYFENSVY; from the coding sequence ATGAAGACAAAATCGCTATTGAAATACGGCCTCGTCGCGATGGCCGCCCTCATGATGGTCGCGTGCGACAACAGTTCCGGCGGCACCAATTCCGATGCTTCCTCCAGTTCGGCATCGTCGTCAAATACGAACACCGCTACGAAGAAGTTCAAGATCGGCGTTTCGATTCCCGCCGCCGATCATGGCTGGACGGCTGGCGTTAAGTATTGGGCCGACGAGGAAGCCAAGAAGCATCCAGAAATCGACTTCGACATTCAAACCGCCGATTCACCCGATAAGCAGATCTCTCAGCTCGAAGCGATGGCCACCAAGAAGATTGACGCCCTCGTTATTCTCGCTACCGAAAGCGCCCCGGTGACGCCTGCGGCCAAGAAGCTGAAGGATCAGGGCATCTTCATTGTCAACGTAGACCGCGGTTTCACGGACGCGTCCATCGCCGACATCTTCCTTGCCGGCGATAACAAGAAGTTCGGTACGATGTCGGCTGAGTTCATGGCCGACAAGTTGAAGGGCAAAGGCAACATTCTGGTCCTCGAGGGAATCCCCTGCACTGTCAATACGGACCGAGTGGATGCCGCCAAAGCCGTCTTCGCTAAGTATCCGGGAATCAAGATTCTCGCGAGCCAGTCGGGAATGTGGAACCAGCAGAAGGCCTACGACGTGATGCAGACGATGCTCACGGCCAATAAGCAGGTTGACGCCATCTGGGCCCAAGACGACGACATGGCGCTTGGTGCCGAGCGAGCCCTCAAGCAGGCCGGACGCGATAAGGGAGTTTGGATGCTCGGAGGAGCGGGAATGAAGGACATCGTCAAGCGAGTAAAGGACAACGATCCGATGTTCCCAGCCGATGTCACCTATCCACCTTCCATGATCGCCGATGGTATCAAGGCCGCAGTCGAAACGCTAGAAAGCAAGTCGAAGGATGAGCTGAAGAACTTCAAGCACGAAGACCGCGAAATCAAGATCGATTTGGTCACGCCAGCTAACGCGTCGGACTTCTACTTCGAGAATTCGGTCTACTAG
- a CDS encoding low molecular weight phosphotyrosine protein phosphatase: MAESVFRHKVQTAGLDHHFRIDSAGTGNWHVGDNPDHRTIRTLRDHGIHQYSRARQVRSQDFEEFDHLFAMDDMNLSDLRRWPDGKAEKVSLILDWDAATKGEFVPDPYYGDQKDFEQVYQLLDRATDEVLVKLSRMHEITRTK, encoded by the coding sequence ATGGCGGAGTCGGTCTTTCGCCACAAGGTGCAGACGGCTGGGCTGGACCACCATTTTCGGATCGATTCGGCGGGAACAGGCAACTGGCACGTTGGAGACAATCCCGACCACCGCACGATACGCACCCTTCGCGATCACGGGATTCATCAATACAGTCGAGCACGGCAAGTGCGGAGCCAAGATTTTGAGGAGTTCGACCACCTCTTCGCAATGGACGACATGAATTTGTCTGACTTGCGACGATGGCCCGATGGGAAGGCCGAAAAGGTCTCCCTGATCCTCGACTGGGACGCGGCGACGAAGGGTGAGTTCGTACCCGATCCGTATTACGGCGATCAAAAGGATTTCGAGCAGGTTTACCAGCTTTTGGATCGAGCGACCGATGAAGTTTTGGTGAAGCTCTCGCGCATGCACGAAATAACCCGAACGAAATAG
- a CDS encoding nuclear transport factor 2 family protein: protein MTTMDVANRLVELIKAGQESTAMSELYAPDIVSIEAGGEMRESKGVEACKGKAEWFNSQFTNNGVEIMGPYPNDDKFAVHLTYDLTTKEGGQNFKMSEIALYQVKDGKIVWEKFYYDPSMM, encoded by the coding sequence ATGACAACTATGGATGTCGCCAATCGCCTCGTCGAACTTATCAAAGCCGGTCAAGAATCGACGGCCATGTCGGAGCTTTATGCTCCCGATATCGTGAGCATCGAAGCAGGCGGAGAGATGCGCGAAAGCAAAGGTGTGGAAGCTTGTAAGGGCAAGGCAGAATGGTTCAACAGCCAGTTCACGAACAACGGCGTCGAGATTATGGGTCCGTACCCGAACGACGACAAGTTCGCCGTTCACCTGACCTATGACCTGACGACCAAAGAGGGCGGCCAGAACTTCAAGATGAGCGAGATTGCGCTGTACCAAGTGAAGGACGGCAAGATCGTTTGGGAGAAGTTCTACTACGACCCGTCGATGATGTAG
- a CDS encoding SDR family NAD(P)-dependent oxidoreductase produces the protein MSNNALISGANKGIGIETARQLGKLGYKVYLGARDIVKGEAAEAELKAEGLNVEFVLLDMSAPSTFQTVYNHIESLDGHLDVLVNNAGVILDFGVTPSELPIEKLKETFDVNFFAQVELTQLLLPLIKKSLAGRIVNVSSILGSLTLNSDPTSALGDWRSLGYNSSKAALNAFTTLLAFELRNTKIKVNSAHPGWVKTDLGGPNALLDLEDGAKTSVWLATLPDDGPTGGFYHLQAKLPW, from the coding sequence ATGTCGAACAATGCGCTCATTTCGGGAGCGAACAAGGGAATTGGAATCGAAACCGCTCGCCAGCTTGGAAAGCTTGGTTACAAAGTCTATCTTGGCGCTCGGGACATTGTCAAAGGAGAAGCCGCCGAGGCTGAGCTCAAAGCCGAGGGCCTGAATGTCGAATTCGTCCTGCTCGACATGTCGGCTCCATCCACCTTCCAGACGGTTTACAATCACATCGAAAGCCTTGACGGCCATCTCGACGTATTGGTCAACAACGCAGGCGTGATCCTCGACTTCGGAGTGACTCCCTCAGAACTCCCCATCGAAAAACTCAAAGAGACCTTCGACGTCAACTTTTTTGCCCAGGTCGAACTTACTCAACTCCTGCTTCCACTCATCAAGAAATCTCTGGCGGGGCGCATCGTCAACGTAAGCTCGATCCTTGGCTCGTTGACCCTCAATAGCGACCCCACCAGCGCCTTGGGCGACTGGCGCTCGCTTGGCTATAACTCGTCCAAGGCCGCGCTTAACGCCTTTACGACTCTCCTCGCCTTCGAACTCCGCAACACCAAGATCAAAGTCAACTCTGCTCATCCGGGATGGGTCAAGACTGACCTCGGCGGTCCGAACGCCCTTTTAGATCTAGAAGACGGAGCGAAGACGAGCGTCTGGCTCGCGACGTTGCCGGACGATGGACCAACCGGCGGCTTTTACCATTTGCAGGCTAAGTTACCCTGGTAA
- the hslU gene encoding ATP-dependent protease ATPase subunit HslU, producing MTPRQIVDELDKYIIGQTAAKRAVAVALRNRYRRQQLPEQERDDVQPKNILMIGPTGVGKTEIARRLAQLARAPFVKVEATKFTEVGYVGRDVESMVRELVSTAVRLVEKERTAVVQEDAHRYAVDRVVDLLDSERVTNSFYPDEDEMIDWEKRAAEQDARKEQLREEILAGQHRDEMIEFDVEEPSNPFMQVFTPGGMEEMGFDMNQLTNPFGNKRVMRKATVGEAMSILIEEEAGKLIDRHSVHREAVHRAEQTGIIFIDEIDKVAGKSGGSGPDVSREGVQRDLLPIIEGSTVQTKFGPVKTEHILFVAAGAFHISKPSDLIPELQGRLPIRVELEPLTSTDFRKILTEPKNALIRQYQSLLKVEGVNVDFSPDAIDEIARLAEQVNKTADNIGARRLQTMMELLLHEVLFDAPEKAPKQVTYTGPLVREKLEDFVANLEKAKLMV from the coding sequence TTGACACCGCGTCAAATCGTCGATGAACTCGATAAGTACATCATCGGGCAGACTGCCGCCAAGCGGGCGGTCGCCGTTGCTCTCCGAAACCGATACCGACGACAACAACTGCCCGAACAAGAGAGGGACGACGTTCAACCAAAGAACATCTTGATGATTGGTCCGACCGGTGTGGGCAAGACGGAAATTGCCCGACGCCTGGCCCAGTTGGCCCGCGCACCGTTTGTGAAGGTCGAAGCGACCAAGTTCACCGAGGTTGGCTATGTGGGCCGCGATGTCGAATCGATGGTTCGCGAATTGGTTTCGACCGCGGTTCGACTGGTTGAGAAGGAGCGCACTGCGGTCGTACAGGAAGACGCGCATCGATATGCAGTCGACCGAGTTGTCGACTTGCTCGACTCAGAACGGGTCACCAACAGCTTCTATCCCGACGAAGACGAGATGATCGATTGGGAGAAGCGGGCAGCAGAACAAGATGCCCGCAAAGAGCAACTACGGGAGGAAATTCTAGCGGGCCAGCACCGCGACGAAATGATCGAGTTCGATGTCGAGGAACCCTCGAACCCGTTTATGCAGGTTTTCACGCCGGGCGGCATGGAGGAGATGGGCTTCGACATGAACCAGCTCACCAACCCCTTCGGCAACAAACGCGTGATGCGCAAAGCTACGGTCGGCGAAGCCATGAGCATCCTGATCGAAGAGGAAGCGGGCAAGCTGATCGACCGACATAGCGTTCATCGTGAGGCCGTCCATCGCGCCGAGCAGACCGGCATCATCTTCATCGACGAAATTGATAAGGTAGCCGGCAAAAGCGGCGGAAGCGGTCCAGACGTCAGCCGAGAGGGCGTCCAGCGAGACCTTCTGCCGATCATCGAAGGCTCGACCGTGCAGACGAAATTTGGCCCCGTGAAGACGGAACACATTCTCTTCGTGGCGGCCGGCGCCTTCCATATTTCGAAGCCGAGCGACCTGATTCCCGAATTGCAGGGACGTCTGCCGATCCGGGTTGAGCTAGAGCCGCTGACCAGTACAGATTTCCGCAAGATTTTGACCGAGCCGAAGAACGCGCTGATTCGTCAGTATCAGAGCCTGCTGAAGGTGGAGGGTGTGAACGTTGACTTTAGTCCCGACGCGATCGACGAAATCGCACGGCTGGCTGAACAAGTGAACAAAACCGCCGACAATATAGGTGCGCGAAGGTTGCAGACAATGATGGAACTGCTTTTGCACGAGGTCCTGTTCGATGCCCCAGAAAAGGCACCGAAGCAGGTGACCTACACTGGGCCGCTGGTCCGCGAAAAGCTGGAAGACTTTGTCGCCAACCTTGAAAAAGCGAAATTAATGGTGTAG
- a CDS encoding aldehyde dehydrogenase family protein, translated as MATATISVTDPLNWQSDGRPVPEVSKGNRYLIGGEIREWSGQTNEVQSCLFFNWNDGIVRPKLGYAPVLDANEALDALKAATAAWDNGQGKWPTMTVAARIEAVEGFVQRMKAVREEVVELIMWEIGKNLPDAQKEFDRTVQYIEDTIQALKDLDRKNSGFSVEKGFLAQIRRSPFGPTLCMGPYNYPLNETFTTLLPAIIMGNPVISKLPRFGQLLNTPLLEAFRDSFPSGVVNIINGRGTEIIPPILQQGGIELLAFIGGSKTADQLKTYHPKPHRLKSILSLDAKNLAVILPDADMKVTIPQLIAGTLGFNGQRCTALKILFVHKSRVDELIEQLSQAVDDLQAGLPWRKGVALTPLADLKATTWLRELIDEAVSMGAKVVNPGGGEVIENFMKPAIVYPVTPEMRLHEVEQFGPIIPIRAYEDISEVMDYAVETQFGQQVSLFGYDPKVLGPLIDAMVNQVSRVNLNVQCQRGPDTFPFTGRKASAEGTLSVADALKRFSIRTLVATDYSEANRDLINSIIAARSSNFLTTDFLF; from the coding sequence ATGGCTACCGCAACCATTTCCGTGACCGATCCCCTCAACTGGCAGTCCGACGGCCGACCCGTGCCCGAGGTCTCCAAAGGGAACAGATATCTGATCGGTGGCGAAATTCGCGAATGGTCAGGGCAGACCAACGAAGTTCAATCCTGCCTCTTTTTCAACTGGAACGATGGTATCGTTCGACCCAAACTCGGCTATGCGCCTGTCCTCGACGCCAACGAGGCGCTCGATGCGCTAAAAGCCGCTACTGCTGCCTGGGACAACGGCCAGGGCAAATGGCCAACCATGACGGTCGCCGCCCGAATCGAAGCCGTCGAAGGCTTCGTCCAGCGCATGAAGGCTGTGCGCGAAGAAGTCGTCGAGCTCATCATGTGGGAGATCGGCAAAAACCTCCCGGACGCGCAAAAAGAATTCGATCGAACCGTTCAATACATCGAAGACACCATCCAGGCGCTGAAGGATCTCGACCGCAAAAACTCTGGCTTTAGCGTGGAGAAAGGCTTCCTCGCCCAGATTCGTCGGTCACCGTTTGGTCCAACTTTGTGCATGGGACCTTATAACTATCCGCTCAATGAGACCTTCACGACCCTCTTGCCCGCCATCATCATGGGCAACCCGGTCATCTCCAAACTCCCTCGTTTCGGACAGCTTCTCAACACTCCTTTGCTCGAAGCGTTCCGGGATTCGTTCCCGTCCGGCGTTGTTAACATCATCAATGGTCGAGGCACCGAGATCATCCCACCGATCCTTCAGCAGGGCGGCATTGAGCTTCTTGCATTCATCGGCGGGTCCAAGACGGCCGATCAGCTTAAGACGTACCACCCGAAGCCGCACCGTCTGAAGTCGATCCTCTCGCTAGACGCCAAGAACCTGGCCGTCATTCTGCCGGATGCGGACATGAAGGTCACGATTCCGCAGCTCATCGCCGGAACGCTGGGCTTCAACGGCCAGCGATGCACTGCGCTCAAGATTCTCTTCGTCCACAAGTCGCGCGTCGATGAACTGATCGAACAACTGAGCCAAGCCGTCGATGACCTCCAAGCTGGCCTGCCGTGGCGCAAAGGTGTGGCCCTCACGCCACTCGCTGACCTGAAAGCCACAACATGGCTTCGCGAACTCATTGACGAAGCCGTCTCGATGGGTGCCAAGGTCGTCAACCCAGGCGGTGGGGAAGTCATCGAGAACTTCATGAAACCCGCGATCGTCTATCCGGTAACCCCCGAGATGCGCCTTCACGAGGTCGAGCAGTTCGGGCCGATCATCCCAATCCGCGCTTACGAGGACATTTCCGAAGTGATGGACTACGCGGTTGAAACACAATTCGGCCAGCAGGTCTCGCTCTTTGGCTACGACCCCAAGGTTCTTGGCCCGCTGATCGACGCGATGGTGAATCAGGTCTCCCGCGTGAACCTCAATGTGCAGTGCCAGCGTGGCCCCGACACCTTCCCGTTCACCGGTCGAAAGGCGTCGGCTGAGGGGACGCTCTCGGTCGCCGATGCGCTCAAGCGCTTCTCGATCCGAACCCTCGTCGCTACCGACTACTCAGAGGCGAATCGCGACCTGATCAACTCGATCATCGCCGCGCGAAGCAGTAACTTCCTGACGACGGACTTTCTGTTCTAA
- the ruvC gene encoding crossover junction endodeoxyribonuclease RuvC, translated as MLTLGIDPGLERVGFGVVRRVGSKIECIDYGLIKTPKIALPERLKMIHDGVLELIEKHHPDAMATERLLFTKNVTTGMDVAKALGTVLLAAADTGMQWSEYSPPEVKQAVVGNGNADKKQITFMVRRLLALKEDPKPDDVADALAIAICHSFRATMPK; from the coding sequence ATGCTAACACTCGGAATTGACCCTGGCCTAGAGCGCGTCGGATTCGGCGTGGTGCGGCGGGTTGGGTCGAAGATCGAATGCATCGACTACGGGCTGATCAAGACGCCTAAGATCGCCTTGCCCGAGCGATTGAAAATGATTCACGATGGCGTCTTAGAACTGATCGAGAAGCATCATCCCGACGCGATGGCGACCGAACGGCTGCTGTTTACAAAGAATGTGACGACGGGAATGGACGTCGCAAAGGCGCTGGGAACGGTTCTTTTGGCGGCCGCAGACACAGGAATGCAATGGTCGGAGTACTCACCGCCCGAAGTGAAGCAAGCGGTTGTCGGAAACGGCAATGCGGATAAGAAGCAAATCACTTTCATGGTTCGGCGATTATTAGCCTTGAAGGAAGACCCGAAACCGGACGATGTGGCCGACGCTTTGGCCATCGCTATCTGCCATTCATTCCGGGCGACCATGCCAAAATAG
- the mutL gene encoding DNA mismatch repair endonuclease MutL → MMGSFGASSPTWRAGGRDDCAAAKDEIAAAERIANAVRIRMIPYHTEFCDGFVSGIVCFIVFLPSARKQSFTIMVIPSLSPSRIQLLDPNTINQIAAGEVVERPAAVVKELVENSLDAGATRIEIELVGAGRDLIRVSDNGCGMTSEEARMCLLRHATSKIRGLDDLIEVRSLGFRGEAIPSIGSVSRMTISTAIEDGMRTVVRVEGGDVLPDTAVAGPQGTEIRVEDLFYNTPARLKFLKSDTTEVGQAVDFVMKYAIANPGVAFYLTHNGQKVIQTSGSGEQLEAISDVWGRDTARSLVPVDAVLGGIRIQGFVSPPHITKPTRNLQYLYVNGRPMKSRTLTVALDQAFRDLTPERRFPLVALNIEIEPSRIDVNVSPTKSEVKFQHEGAAFEGLRVCIREALLAHGMMPSAAQIALANQALRQVQAPPFASSSELSFFAQSPLGGQAAVTAPELAQPKIDFDQFVPSNLAANPALAQEAMPYIQLLDDLRIIGQAMKTFIIAETRHGLVIVDQHVAHERILYEYLCGLKRSSLIEKQNLLMPQTLHLDRRAALLLEEKLDEIRSVGFDLESFGGDAYVVRAVPAALRSKDPIKHLKDLIDEMVESSVTRKLVPTREQIWIMSSCKMAVKSGDVLSHAEMEKLMIDLATTENPYHCPHGRPITATLTHDDLLRLFKRI, encoded by the coding sequence ATGATGGGGAGCTTCGGAGCATCGTCTCCAACGTGGAGAGCAGGTGGGAGGGACGACTGCGCGGCGGCGAAAGATGAAATCGCTGCGGCGGAAAGAATTGCTAATGCGGTCCGGATACGCATGATTCCCTATCATACGGAATTTTGCGATGGATTCGTGTCGGGAATCGTCTGTTTTATTGTTTTCCTGCCGTCGGCGAGGAAACAGTCCTTCACAATAATGGTTATTCCTTCCCTGTCTCCTTCTCGAATTCAGCTCCTCGATCCGAACACGATCAACCAAATCGCGGCGGGCGAAGTTGTGGAGCGCCCGGCGGCGGTGGTCAAGGAGTTGGTGGAGAACTCGTTGGATGCGGGGGCAACACGCATCGAGATCGAGTTAGTCGGGGCCGGTCGAGATCTGATCCGGGTCAGCGACAACGGATGCGGAATGACCTCGGAGGAGGCGCGCATGTGCCTGTTGCGCCATGCGACCTCGAAAATTCGCGGATTGGACGACCTGATTGAGGTTCGGTCACTCGGTTTTCGGGGAGAAGCGATTCCGTCGATTGGCTCAGTGTCGCGAATGACGATATCGACGGCGATCGAGGACGGCATGCGGACCGTTGTTCGTGTCGAGGGTGGCGACGTCCTGCCGGATACCGCCGTCGCTGGTCCGCAAGGGACCGAAATTCGGGTAGAGGACCTGTTCTACAATACGCCGGCGCGGCTCAAGTTTTTGAAGAGCGACACCACGGAGGTGGGGCAAGCCGTGGACTTCGTGATGAAATACGCCATCGCCAATCCGGGAGTCGCTTTCTACCTCACGCATAACGGGCAGAAGGTGATCCAAACGAGTGGGAGCGGCGAGCAGTTGGAGGCGATTTCCGACGTGTGGGGTCGCGATACTGCGCGGTCGCTGGTCCCGGTCGACGCGGTGCTCGGTGGGATTCGGATTCAGGGTTTTGTGTCGCCGCCGCATATCACTAAGCCGACGCGAAACTTGCAGTATCTATATGTGAACGGGCGGCCGATGAAGAGCCGGACGCTGACGGTAGCGTTGGATCAGGCTTTCCGGGATTTGACGCCGGAGCGGCGGTTCCCGCTCGTGGCGCTGAACATCGAAATCGAGCCTTCGCGGATCGACGTCAATGTGTCGCCTACGAAGAGCGAGGTGAAGTTCCAACATGAGGGAGCGGCATTCGAAGGACTGCGAGTTTGCATCCGAGAGGCCTTGCTAGCCCACGGAATGATGCCGAGTGCGGCGCAAATTGCCCTCGCCAACCAAGCCCTGAGGCAGGTCCAAGCGCCACCATTTGCTTCGTCTTCCGAACTTTCCTTCTTTGCGCAGTCGCCACTGGGCGGACAGGCGGCGGTTACGGCTCCCGAGCTAGCGCAACCGAAGATCGACTTCGACCAGTTTGTGCCGAGCAACCTGGCGGCAAACCCAGCGCTTGCGCAGGAAGCGATGCCCTATATTCAGTTGCTCGACGATCTAAGGATCATCGGGCAAGCGATGAAGACATTTATCATCGCGGAAACGCGGCACGGACTGGTGATCGTGGACCAACATGTGGCGCATGAGCGCATTCTCTATGAATATCTTTGTGGATTGAAGCGATCCTCACTGATCGAGAAACAGAACCTTTTGATGCCGCAGACGCTGCATTTGGATCGTCGGGCGGCGCTCTTGCTGGAAGAAAAGTTGGATGAGATTCGATCGGTGGGCTTCGATCTCGAATCGTTCGGTGGGGACGCTTATGTGGTTCGCGCTGTGCCGGCAGCGCTTCGGAGCAAAGACCCGATCAAGCACCTGAAGGACCTCATCGACGAGATGGTCGAGTCTTCAGTGACTCGTAAGTTGGTGCCAACGCGAGAGCAGATTTGGATCATGTCTTCGTGCAAGATGGCGGTGAAGTCGGGCGACGTGCTGAGCCATGCCGAGATGGAGAAACTGATGATCGATTTGGCGACGACCGAGAACCCTTATCACTGCCCGCATGGCCGTCCGATCACGGCGACCCTAACGCACGACGACCTTTTGCGGCTCTTTAAGCGGATTTAG
- a CDS encoding redoxin family protein, whose amino-acid sequence MRIRTALAILSAAAISSFAAAQSSLPPALHVGDDAPKLPIIGVVKGNHTPDSLTGKTTVVEFWATWCGPCIASMPHLSDLADHYKGKVDFYSVNTWDYNGKTPGEKEEVESHKTRVNDWVTKNTAKMRYNIVLDDQKDTISTSWMFAAGRYGIPCAFIINDEGKIAWVGHPMQMEKPLEEISAHTWDIKAFMATANPEIDKAREDRQVQLNISAAVKANDKATLDSIINESKTKDNTISMVISMSSRSNPTLALDYVKQYFGKEGETGTPQWAQTFMMLAMSVKEDADKAALAKFSETNANAAKPATAALIYTYHARVLNSTGDKAAAMVWIDKAKAAVDTFEPSNQKDAIKTFIDSTAKSFKS is encoded by the coding sequence ATGCGTATCCGGACCGCATTAGCAATTCTTTCCGCCGCAGCGATTTCATCTTTCGCCGCCGCGCAGTCGTCCCTCCCACCTGCTCTCCACGTTGGAGACGATGCTCCGAAGCTCCCCATCATCGGAGTCGTAAAGGGCAACCACACTCCCGATTCCCTCACTGGAAAGACCACGGTGGTCGAGTTCTGGGCCACTTGGTGCGGCCCCTGCATCGCTTCGATGCCCCACCTAAGCGACCTCGCCGACCACTACAAAGGCAAGGTGGACTTCTACAGCGTCAACACGTGGGACTACAATGGCAAAACCCCGGGCGAAAAGGAAGAGGTCGAAAGCCACAAGACCCGCGTCAACGATTGGGTCACCAAAAACACGGCCAAGATGCGATACAACATCGTCCTCGATGACCAAAAGGACACGATTTCCACTTCTTGGATGTTCGCCGCTGGTCGATATGGCATCCCCTGCGCCTTCATCATCAACGACGAAGGCAAAATCGCCTGGGTCGGTCACCCCATGCAGATGGAGAAGCCGCTCGAAGAGATCTCGGCTCACACGTGGGACATCAAGGCGTTTATGGCGACCGCTAACCCCGAGATCGACAAGGCCCGCGAGGACCGGCAGGTTCAACTGAATATTTCTGCCGCTGTGAAGGCCAACGACAAGGCAACCCTCGATTCGATCATCAACGAGTCGAAGACGAAGGATAACACCATTTCGATGGTCATCAGCATGTCGTCGCGGTCCAACCCGACGCTCGCGCTCGATTACGTGAAGCAGTACTTCGGCAAGGAAGGCGAAACGGGAACCCCTCAGTGGGCTCAAACCTTCATGATGCTCGCAATGAGCGTCAAGGAGGATGCCGACAAGGCTGCTCTCGCCAAATTCTCCGAGACCAACGCCAACGCAGCAAAGCCGGCTACCGCCGCCTTGATCTACACCTACCACGCACGAGTTCTCAACTCGACGGGCGATAAGGCCGCCGCGATGGTTTGGATCGACAAAGCCAAGGCCGCCGTCGATACCTTCGAGCCGAGCAACCAAAAAGACGCGATCAAGACCTTTATCGATTCGACCGCCAAGTCGTTCAAGTCGTAA
- the motA gene encoding flagellar motor stator protein MotA codes for MFTIIGVVIVLVAVIVGYIMHHGNIGVLIQINEIIILVGAGFGSLMAGHGMAGVQGAIKGTLGILKPDPYTKQAFTDLLKMMYQLFNVARKEGLLGLEKHIEDPSKSDILGKYPTFINNHHASDFFCDTLKVILSGSVGPHDLSEMMELDLEVAHHAAMLPSQAIQTTSDAMPGFGIVAAVLGVIITMGKIGGEAAAIGESVAAALVGTFMGILIAYGILSPLSKAMELRLASEGAYMNCIRHALFSFARGEAPITCVEFARRNIDPAVRPGFTEMENAVKEKAA; via the coding sequence ATGTTTACGATCATTGGAGTCGTCATTGTTCTTGTTGCGGTTATTGTGGGCTACATCATGCACCACGGCAACATTGGCGTGCTCATCCAGATCAACGAAATCATCATCCTGGTCGGTGCCGGTTTCGGTTCACTGATGGCTGGCCATGGGATGGCTGGCGTCCAGGGTGCGATCAAGGGCACCCTCGGCATCTTGAAGCCGGACCCCTATACGAAGCAGGCCTTTACCGACCTGCTGAAGATGATGTACCAACTCTTCAATGTCGCACGAAAAGAGGGGTTGCTCGGCCTCGAAAAGCACATCGAAGATCCGTCGAAATCCGATATTCTCGGTAAGTACCCGACATTCATCAATAACCATCACGCATCCGACTTCTTCTGTGACACCCTCAAAGTCATCCTGTCGGGTTCGGTGGGGCCGCATGACCTCAGCGAAATGATGGAGCTCGACCTCGAAGTCGCCCATCACGCTGCGATGCTTCCGTCCCAGGCCATCCAGACGACCTCGGACGCTATGCCTGGCTTCGGAATCGTTGCCGCGGTTCTCGGCGTTATCATCACGATGGGCAAGATCGGTGGCGAAGCCGCCGCCATCGGCGAGTCGGTCGCTGCCGCTCTGGTCGGAACGTTCATGGGAATCTTGATCGCGTACGGCATCCTGTCTCCTCTGTCTAAGGCGATGGAGCTTCGACTGGCTAGCGAAGGCGCCTATATGAACTGCATCCGCCATGCGCTTTTCAGCTTCGCCCGCGGCGAAGCCCCGATCACCTGTGTCGAATTCGCTCGTCGAAACATCGACCCAGCCGTCCGCCCCGGCTTCACCGAAATGGAGAACGCTGTGAAGGAAAAAGCGGCGTGA